From the Drosophila willistoni isolate 14030-0811.24 chromosome 2L unlocalized genomic scaffold, UCI_dwil_1.1 Seg168, whole genome shotgun sequence genome, the window ATACAGAAAAcgagaacaaaaattttataattttaatgagggaaaaagttttttttagagTTTTCTTGTTTGCCTCGTCTgtcgatttctttttttttttttggggccaTAGAATGTTTTTCATTATGATAATGACGATGGTAATGATGATGGACCAAGGTGGTCAGTTTCTTCTCCAATTCATTGCTTGCCCGCCCCACTCTTGATATCCTCGAAAGCCTTCTGCCAAAGTTTATCAAACTGCTTGGGCAATTTGGCTCTTACACGGTCAGCCAATTGACGAGCTCCTCGCAGATTGGCCTCTTCGTAGTACGGCAAAGCGGAGAGCCGGCCCAGCCAGGATGATAATTTGGGATACTTTGATGCCTGAATGGGAGCGTAGCTGAGATGAAGAGTGGACAATGTGGATACTAGACTGAAGTCTGCTATGGTTAAATGATCACCGGCCATGAATGAATGATCGTTCAGAAATTGCTCCAACAGGGCATAGGCCTCATTAAGTTCGACTATCTGCTCTTTGGGCAACTCGGTGACATTCTCCCTGAAGACTAACTTTTGTAATTGCTTGAAACAGGTGTGGAACAGTATGCCTGATTCAAAGTGCAATCGTTGATCGACTACAGCCCTTTGCAGGGGCTCTTTGGGATACAAGAGATCGCCATCAGGCTGTTGTCCATATTGATTAACCAAGTAACCGCAAATGGCATGGGAGTCCCAAATATATTTGCCACCATCGTCCTCCAACATGGGTATTGTGTGCTGGGGGTTCTTCTGCAAATATGCCGGATCCAAATGTTCACCAGACTGCATGTCTAACTGATGAAAGGTATAATCCAGCTGCATTGCACGTAAAGTCAAGAGAACAGCCCGTACGGGGGGACTTGTCTCGGTTCCATAGAGTATTAAGACCATTCTGTTGATTTCACTTTTTCCTTGCTTCACAGAGATTCTTTTACCAGTGACTAGTTACGACTGACTGAAATTTAGTTTGAGGGTCTCTCCGACATGATTTTGTATCTTTAGATTAGAtaagattatttaaaagactAAGGCAAACTAAGAACTGTAAAATTTGATCATTATCACAAAGACGTCATAATGCTGCAAGTTTAGATAAGTTTGAGCTTCGTCAATATTTGCTTAGATCTTGATTACCTGTGATTGATGGACGAACAAGGGTGGTGGGCCCACCTATCCAAGAGGGGACTCTGAACTTCCGACTTTTCAACAAAATTGGATTGATACGAAAATACTGCTTAGTAGATTAAAGCGAAATACATTCTTCTCTAGAAAAAGAAGGAATTAATTCCAGTGACAAAACTGTATTTCCCTAATATTTATAAAGATAGTTTTTGAATACTCtttattcatattttcttactatccatatctttatttatgcTTATTTAAGCTTAACCGGAAGACCTTTCTTTAAATCTTCCGCTCTCTACGCTCTCTCTtaatagatacatacatatgtagacgAATAAGTTCAAAGCCCTTGTCCAACGGTCAGTTTTAGCcaatatttacaaatatgtattgtatatactTGTATTTTTTGATTTGGATTACTGGGTAAAAGTTTATGAAACCTTCTGACAGGGTGGGCATTGCGAAAACTGAACGTCAAAAGCTTTCTGGAGCTTTTGATGCCCTGCACTTAAACGTGTTTAAATgatatattaaagtcgccaaggTGTATGTAACAGAAAGAATACTTTTGTTTTCCAATCccttaaattgaaattaagcACTACAAGATAACAATTTGACCTTGATTTAATAGActatataaaaaaaggaatgtAGTTGTTAGGAACGTGTTTTAgtgttttaatgttttttaacTAAAGTAACTTTCGTACTTGGTGCAGGGTGTATTAAAGTCGGTAAGACTAGTTGATTCCCTTTTTTAAAATGTTGGTGGTTAGTTTAAACTTAAAAAGCTTTCTTTCTAACGGACAAGTCGTCCTTTTAACCATACATAttcaaatttgaataaaaagcTTTGCTGTTCAATCCATCTTTTGAATCTCCGTCTAATTGAGTATATAatacttttctattttttgtatacccttgaaaaagggtatattagaTTTCGTCAGAacttgataaagatcgggtgactatatcatatagctcccataggaacgataggtggaaaacagtgactttgatcaatatcttcgttattttctatgctaagattgaaggccgttctttcgtctttttagataaaacgttttttcactttaatgATTTTGATTGGCTAAAGAGTTACCAagaaagttgcaagggtatacaaactttgactcggtcgaagttagccccggccctctggttttattttaagttTGACCATTAATAGCGCTCAGTATAATGAAGATATcgaattatttctttttttatttgttttttgaattattaaaCTTAATCTGCTGCCATAcattatctatatatataaaattgtaagccgtttttttttaatctaatAAGTCAATAAGGAATCAACCAATTTTcccattatttttttaaatattcgttATGGCCCAAGGAAGGtttgtttttccaaaagaaagcTAATTTTCAGTTTAACCAATTAACTAAAGGCGTtgtaaaatgaatgaataaaatgaattcaaataaCGAACCAGTGTTGTACAACGTATACCTCTAACGTATAGTGTTGTATAACATAAAGCTT encodes:
- the LOC6652303 gene encoding glutathione S-transferase 1, which codes for MVLILYGTETSPPVRAVLLTLRAMQLDYTFHQLDMQSGEHLDPAYLQKNPQHTIPMLEDDGGKYIWDSHAICGYLVNQYGQQPDGDLLYPKEPLQRAVVDQRLHFESGILFHTCFKQLQKLVFRENVTELPKEQIVELNEAYALLEQFLNDHSFMAGDHLTIADFSLVSTLSTLHLSYAPIQASKYPKLSSWLGRLSALPYYEEANLRGARQLADRVRAKLPKQFDKLWQKAFEDIKSGAGKQ